From Debaryomyces hansenii CBS767 chromosome C complete sequence, a single genomic window includes:
- a CDS encoding DEHA2C15048p (some similarities with CA0237|IPF13416 Candida albicans) gives MAPRMRRRITSAKREEIEKQQKALSQAIVRPFEVLSGLPLSYNPPPNGHYEDVLKNPLTTKDTGVLYRSLMKSRQNYMIIGPMFKLYWLKQSSYAKKMQQLDQEKNTHKTQKEEKSSERVPILGNDVSARDVMVKLCDASLSMGPHKFEIRLFIAKDERSEKNAKKKEDEEENKVKKDPNVYQESVTEKEKPSMTETTSNSTNPDDKIEEKSAETNALKSSEVQDKSEIDDVPHTVENTKEGIDNESKENISQSSETPQSTTNEKHNTSTNPNESNAEQETNTIDNLPKGEDPLKIKSTYSDKPDTSGSKENGSDSNKKAPVGDSENLGKDETENKDSSSGSNNNANKSKNQNVSNPASTTEDLPTSSNPQAATSVQQPSVANTSFIPQSSVSTSQNPSPTPPAVSNTKNDPNSMQSIENTIMIANLNTIARVDQSLNALMKIVASGNASPQQIITFQGYIQRAREMGPQPHHAYLFPNGILPNQRLKKLPKDKKPPKEKKPPKPKVPKDQKLTAFQEKYLTDATLLFEFVENANVRYMLPQEAVCEVLPPATYNAEEPDNKDILVSFLWIHNQNEIDNYNQKLKEYKEFKKKEEEELNKEKLKKEEELKSIQQKGESEQKEGQKDDQQPENEQKPEDAQENKLKSEGEQKVPNEDKTTEVKQEDQNNEGESVPIKPSRRPPPRKGRRRRGGPVPSKKVVSKKIECPVEPEIKYSAISFTMHGIPSRYVPIIANSFKKLEDVQERMSYILKSGTRTASFYLWYQVDGKLDESIAEDVRVQLNHEEKKMQGVTSTQSSTSSAKKRKQKEKGSEPKPKKNKTELAVPTSAPIPVTMLSENQNHNPSSETNSADMKPSTDGFKSETSLPT, from the coding sequence ATGGCACCTCGAATGAGACGTCGTATCACTTCCGCAAAGCGGGAAGAGATTGAAAAACAACAGAAAGCGTTATCACAAGCAATTGTGAGACCATTTGAGGTCCTTTCTGGGTTACCTTTATCGTATAATCCACCGCCGAATGGTCATTATGAAGATGTTTTAAAGAATCCACTCACAACAAAAGATACAGGAGTTCTTTATAGATCACTTATGAAGTCTAGACAAAACTATATGATTATTGGACCTATGTTTAAATTATACTGGTTAAAACAAAGTTCATATGCAAAGAAGATGCAACAGTTGgatcaagaaaagaatacTCATAAGACgcaaaaagaagaaaagtcATCAGAGAGGGTTCCTATATTGGGAAATGATGTCAGTGCAAGGGATGTAATGGTGAAGTTATGCGATGCGTCGCTTAGTATGGGGCCccataaatttgaaattcgATTATTCATTGCCAAAGATGAAAGGTCCGAAAAAAATGCCAAGAAGAAGGAGGACGAGGAGGAGAATAAAGTGAAAAAAGACCCGAATGTTTACCAGGAACTGGTTACTGAAAAGGAAAAACCAAGTATGACTGAGACGAcatcaaattcaaccaaTCCAGATGATAAAATAGAAGAGAAGTCTGCTGAGACCAATGCGTTGAAGTCCTCAGAAGTACAGGACAAATCAGAAATTGATGATGTGCCTCATACTGTAGAAAACACAAAAGAAGGAATAGATAATGAATCTAAAGAAAACATCTCTCAAAGCTCAGAAACTCCGCAATCAACGACTAATGAGAAGCATAATACATCAACTAACCCTAATGAGTCAAACGCTGAACAAGAAACTAATACTATAGACAATCTACCAAAAGGAGAAGATccattgaaaataaaatctaCATATAGTGACAAGCCGGACACATCAGGTTCCAAAGAAAATGGAAGTGATTCAAATAAGAAAGCTCCCGTAGGTGACTCTGAGAATCTAGGCAAAGATGAAACggaaaataaagatagcTCTAGTGGTTCAAACAACAATGCGAACAAATCGAAGAACCAAAATGTTTCGAATCCAGCTTCAACTACTGAAGATTTACCCACATCCAGCAATCCGCAAGCCGCTACTCTGGTACAACAACCATCAGTTGCGAATACTTCATTCATACCTCAGTCTTCTGTATCTACATCCCAAAACCCGTCACCGACACCTCCGGCAGTCTCAAATACTAAAAATGATCCAAATAGCATGCAATCCATagaaaatacaataatgataGCGAATTTAAACACAATCGCTAGAGTGGACCAATCTTTAAATGCTTTGATGAAAATAGTTGCTCTGGGAAATGCATCGCCTCAACAAATCATAACATTTCAGGGTTATATACAAAGGGCAAGGGAAATGGGACCACAACCACATCATGCGTATCTATTCCCAAACGGAATACTTCCAAATCAAAGACTTAAAAAATTGCCGAAAGATAAAAAACCCccaaaagaaaagaaaccACCAAAACCAAAAGTGCCAAAAGATCAAAAATTAACTGcatttcaagaaaaatatttgactGACgcaacattattatttgaatttgtaGAAAATGCAAATGTGAGGTATATGCTACCACAAGAAGCGGTATGTGAGGTGTTACCACCTGCAACTTATAATGCCGAAGAGCCTGATAACAAAGACATTTTGGTGAGCTTTTTATGGATTCATAATCAAAATGAGATTGACAATTACAAccagaaattgaaagaatataaagagtttaagaaaaaagaagaggaagaattGAACAAGGAAAAGTTAAAGAAAGaggaagaattgaaaagcATACAACAAAAAGGGGAAAGCGAGCAAAAAGAAGGACAAAAGGATGATCAACAACCGGAGAACGAACAGAAACCGGAAGATGCACAGGAAAATAAACTAAAACTGGAAGGTGAACAGAAAGTACccaatgaagataaaacGACAGAAGTGAAGCAGGAAgatcaaaataatgaaggtgAACTGGTGCCGATTAAGCCAAGTAGAAGACCTCCTCCGAGAAAGGGACGTAGAAGAAGGGGTGGCCCGGTTCCTAGCAAGAAGGTAGTTTCTAAGAAAATCGAATGTCCAGTTGAACCTGAGATCAAGTATTCTGCTATTTCATTTACGATGCATGGGATCCCTTCAAGATATGTTCCAATTATAGCTAATAGTTTTAAAAAACTTGAAGATGTGCAAGAGCGTATGTCTTATATCTTGAAAAGTGGTACTCGAACTGCCAGTTTTTATCTATGGTATCAAGTTGACGGTAAGCTAGACGAATCGATCGCAGAAGATGTACGTGTTCAACTAAACcatgaagaaaagaaaatgcaAGGTGTTACAAGTACTCAAAGTTCTACTTCTAGCGCAAAAAAACGTAAgcaaaaagaaaaaggGTCTGAACCAAaaccaaagaaaaataaaactgAACTAGCAGTTCCAACCTCAGCTCCTATTCCAGTTACAATGTTAAGCGAAAACCAAAATCATAATCCCAGCTCAGAAACTAATTCCGCGGATATGAAGCCATCTACTGATGGATTTAAGAGCGAAACTTCCTTGCCTACATAG
- a CDS encoding mitochondrial 37S ribosomal protein MRP51 (similar to CA1445|CaMRP51 Candida albicans): MKNQELYNLFKNSKLAQVATPLHKTLRGRDNVPSHQIIYTPKSSAIRSNFGIKTALPKQIGFSHIVYNDIDNPKNMPDVESYSGPLYNRLKFQETGVAVKNYFNENNPLFPSKTTKSTDTSTSQLDSVLSKFNLTNNATGADVKRLLQKNPDLYKKFQAWLVKNSPESVMSNIPSKIVKLLKEFLATTSDIKKQELGLIDLSKKEGRSTNRAPTNKIQGTGGFSYTQKGRLANSPNGIRHGSIAPGRMVGDREAAIGGFIASVNDRTTLLQNNYSKNYPGKHPRQFVMPFKINEAEITENGRVKVYADGIKVGSWMQRTNNNNEFIDRSNYEASNPNFGSASERNSKDNIPLESLLNLIGNSKK; this comes from the coding sequence ATGAAGAACCAAGAGCTTTATAACTTGTTCAAGAACTCCAAGTTAGCTCAGGTTGCTACACCTTTACATAAAACTTTGAGAGGACGTGACAATGTACCAAGTCATCAAATAATCTACACGCCAAAATCTAGTGCTATTAGATCAAACTTCGGTATCAAGACAGCGTTGCCTAAACAGATTGGATTTTCTCATATTGTGTATAATGACATCGATAACCCTAAAAATATGCCAGATGTTGAAAGTTATTCGGGTCcattatataatagattGAAATTCCAAGAAACGGGAGTTGCAGTGAAAAACTATTTTAACGAGAACAATCCATTATTTCCAAGCAAGACTACCAAATCTACTGATACATCTACCTCTCAGTTAGACAGTGTCTTATCTAAGTTCAATTTAACTAACAATGCTACTGGAGCAGATGTTAAAAGATTACTTCAAAAGAATCCagatttatataagaaatttCAAGCATGGTTAGTCAAGAATAGCCCAGAATCGGTTATGTCAAACATACCATCCAAGATTGTTaagttattgaaagaatttttaGCTACAACATCGGATATTAAAAAGCAGGAACTCGGTTTGatagatttatcaaagaagGAAGGTAGATCTACTAACAGGGCACCAACCAACAAGATTCAAGGCACAGGAGGATTTTCATATACCCAAAAAGGTAGATTAGCTAATTCTCCAAATGGTATCAGACATGGTTCGATAGCACCTGGTAGAATGGTTGGCGATAGAGAAGCAGCCATTGGTGGATTCATCGCTAGTGTTAATGACCGTACAACCTTATTGCAAAACAACTACTCTAAGAATTACCCTGGTAAACATCCAAGACAATTTGTAATGCCATTTAAGATCAATGAAGCCGAAATTACCGAAAATGGTAGAGTTAAGGTATATGCTGATGGTATTAAGGTTGGTTCCTGGATGCAAAGaaccaacaacaataatgaatttattgatagaTCTAACTATGAGGCTTCCAATCCAAATTTCGGCAGTGCCTCTGAAAGAAACAGTAAAGATAACATTCCATTGGAAAgcttattaaatttaataggAAATTCTAAGAAATAG
- a CDS encoding DEHA2C15092p (similar to uniprot|P18409 Saccharomyces cerevisiae YAL010C MDM10 Subunit of the mitochondrial sorting and assembly machinery) produces the protein MYTYMEYLQKCFYKTTNWNEDNIFSNITATSSALLEFPIPNGCKVDLSSKATEHSASSFTLSNYHSINGSLAYLYSSIPLRNTMGTKDISLQDAISGFKMLELNSSTTNALQNPVYKNTHDSLLYGRMYFPGSALEAMIIKRISPQTQLLIKCINNPHLDKNGTMIVYLQKNAPKLSREFIYSTNEALFGFRCLYNMGSSESNLNRSINNSNLIPKFDNSVISIGTEIWYAALSMSPGLSTAFRYSTRSTSTGKPLTMTFACNPILGHISSAYTVKTSVASTFCSKYDFNVFSYASNLSLGFEIYNYSSSNTSNSAATPPRIKNSDSQVLSNNSTDSKGTVHIRSPDVLDYKNHSNVIISPIQTFDNYYHINPTLLPSTKNEFEEVRPPPLESQVDSNNETAMTAFENLVNESDFSSVIKLSTSLNDKMLKLLWKGRCKDFLVTTGVKMILNPITNTPEFNRFGISFSYAC, from the coding sequence ATGTATACATACATGGAATATCTCCAGAAATGTTTTTATAAAACCACAAATTGGAATGAggataatattttttctaATATAACTGCTACATCACTGGCATTGTTGGAATTTCCCATTCCTAATGGGTGTAAAGTAGATTTATCATCGAAAGCTACGGAACATCTGGCTTCGAGTTTCACATTATCGAattatcattcaataaatgGTTCATTGGCATAtctatattcttcaattcctttACGGAATACAATGGGTACTAAGGACATTTCATTACAGGATGCTATTTCTGGATTCAAAATGCTTGAACTCAActcatcaacaacaaatgCGTTACAGAACCCGGTATACAAGAATACACATGATTCATTGTTATATGGTCGAATGTACTTCCCAGGTTCAGCATTGGAGGCCATGATTATTAAGAGGATCTCACCGCAGACGCAGTTGTTGATTAAGTGCATCAATAATCCACATTTGGATAAGAATGGGACAATGATCGTCTACTTACAGAAAAATGCACCAAAGCTACTGAGAGAATTCATATATTCTACAAACGAAGCGCTATTTGGTTTCCGGTGCTTGTACAACATGGGCAGCCTGGAATCGAATTTGAACAGGTCCATTAACAACTCGAATTTGATTCCAAAGTTTGATAATTCGGTTATATCCATAGGTACCGAAATATGGTACGCAGCATTAAGTATGAGTCCAGGGTTATCTACAGCATTTAGATATTCGACTAGGTCCACATCCACAGGAAAACCTTTGACGATGACATTTGCCTGTAACCCGATTTTGGGGCATATATCCTCAGCTTATACTGTCAAAACGTCAGTGGCCTCCACATTTTGCTCGAAGTATGATTTTAATGTGTTCTCATATGCCAGTAATCTTTCCTTGGGGTTCGagatatataattattccAGCAGCAATACGTCTAATTCTGCTGCAACTCCACCGCGTATCAAAAACAGTGATTCACAAGTTTTGAGTAATAATAGCACCGATTCCAAGGGTACAGTACATATACGATCTCCTGACGTGCTAGACTACAAGAACCATTCTAATGTTATCATAAGTCCAATTCAGACGTTTGATAACTATTATCATATAAACCCCACATTACTACCTTCTACTAAAAACGAGTTTGAGGAGGTAAGACCACCACCACTCGAAAGTCAAGTCGATTCTAATAACGAAACCGCAATGACAGCGTTTGAAAATCTTGTTAACGAAAGTGACTTCTCGAGTGTAATTAAATTGTCAACCAGTCTAAACGATAAAATGTTAAAGCTCTTATGGAAAGGTAGATGCAAAGACTTTTTGGTTACTACAGGAGtcaaaatgattttgaatccAATTACCAATACACCAGAGTTTAATAGATTTGGAATAAGCTTCTCGTACGCTTGTTGA
- a CDS encoding DEHA2C15114p (some similarities with CA1449|IPF14730.5eoc Candida albicans) — MEDTISEIIDHLDSRRVDDLIQGIVKLDEVLSSLLPYITASRKNPQIPRNAKLVNFTSLQDNFQYNITNHLIQFYKVIRDDIGRVEINMILTCNRLLQGLLLLHPESRKIFNRSNNMNTMLSFIRITDGGDDEAQLPVEVTISFISTLIHILLKDLTNFRVFEENNGCSIVIKKLQLSSFPPHKDSQPSKQQELNFKIIEFLIFYLIDENEIASTTKRRTTQEKSELFRPDFPEIDSLVESLNDLKNI; from the coding sequence ATGGAAGATACGATACTGGAGATCATAGATCACCTTGATTCAAGACgtgttgatgatttaattCAAGGAATCGTGAAATTAGACGAAGTTCTATCGCTGCTATTGCCATACATAACAGCTTCCAGAAAAAATCCTCAGATACCTAGAAATGCCAAATTGGTTAACTTCACCAGTCTTCAAGATAATTtccaatataatataactAACCATCTTATTCAGTTTTACAAGGTCATAAGGGATGATATTGGGCGCGTTGAAATAAACATGATTTTGACTTGTAACAGGCTACTACAGGGCTTGCTCTTGCTCCATCCCGAATccagaaaaatattcaatagACTGAATAATATGAACACGATGCTTAGTTTTATACGAATTACCGATGGCGGTGATGACGAAGCTCAACTTCCCGTTGAAGTCACCATTTCGTTTATTTCTACTTTGATCCACATCctattgaaagatttgaCCAATTTTCGAGTATTCGAGGAGAATAATGGATGTTCAATCGTCATAAAGAAACTACAGTTATCATCTTTTCCACCGCATAAGGATTCACAACCGTCCAAACAACAGGAgctcaatttcaaaatcatcgaatttttaattttctaCTTGATCgacgaaaatgaaattgcaTCCACTACCAAGAGAAGAACAACCCAAGAGAAGTCTGAATTGTTTCGTCCTGATTTCCCAGAGATAGACAGCTTGGTAGAAAGCCTAAACGACCTAAAGAATATATAG